A region of the Meles meles chromosome 18, mMelMel3.1 paternal haplotype, whole genome shotgun sequence genome:
GTGCTGAaaatggatgtggagaaaaaggaaccctacTGTGGtggttggtggaaatgtaaattggtgcagccactacaaAAAACAGTGCAGATGATCCTCCAAAAATCGAAAATAGGAGCACCCGgatggctgagtcggttaagtaattgccttcaactcgggtcatggtcATGGGGTCCTGAATTGACTCCCACATTGGGATTCTTGCTCAGCcaagtgtctgcttctccctctacccacgcTGGCccatgcttgctcactctctctctctctttcaaaaaaaaaaaaaagtaaagtctttttaaaaaagcaatacaagttttaaaaaattaaaaatataaatacaatatgATCCCACAATTCCACTTTTAGGAATAtacctaaacaaaataaaaatagctccaggacctggagattatgacctgagccgaaggcagatgcccaaccacctgagccatcctggtgcccctgtgcagaagctttttggtttCATGTAGTcccacccatttctttttttattttgttgcttgtgctctgtctatCCAAAACATCATTACCAAGACCCACTTCAAGGAACTTtgttcctatgttttctttttctttttttattatgttatgatagtcaccatagagtatgtcattagtttttgatgtagtgttccaagattcattgtttacgtattgTTACgtattgtttacgtataacacccagtgctccatgcaatacatgccctccttaatacccatcactgggccagcccatccccctaccccctccccttctaaaaccctcagtttgtttcttggagtccacagtctttcatggtttgtctccccctctgatttcctccccttcctttttcctttccttctcctaatgtcctccatgctcttcctcgttttccacaagtaagtgaaaccatatgataattcttctaggagtttcatggtttcaggttttacatttaagtctttaattcttTGAGTGGTGTAAAAAAAGGAGTCCTGTTCATTCTTTTATGTGGGAATATCCAGTTATCTCTGTACAATTTGCTAAAGAGACTGCCTTttctccattgcatattcttggtTCCCTTGTCAGATATTAGATGACCATATaggtttgggtttatttttgttctattccattggtctatttgtctgtttttatgtcagtatcatactgtcttgatgactatcaCTTTATAGTATGGTTTCATAGATAATCATATATTGagtcatacatatatatatgtatatacatatatatatgtatatatatatgtatgactCAATATATGACTATTGCTATATAATACAGCttaaaatcagaaagtgtgatgcctcctgctttgttcttctttctcacagTTGTTTTGGTTCTTTGGGGTCTCTTACAACTCTACAAaaattttaagggttttttttttttttgttttaccactataaaaaatgccattggaatcttgatagggattaCTTGATAGGGATAGATGGCTGGTTCTTGGTAAAGTAAGTGATTTTCTATTAGATCCTGGACATTTTGGATATTATATTATGAGTCTCTTAGTCCTAttagtctctctttttctttttctttttatctttcttctacTGTTTTCAAAAAAAAGGTATAATGTGGAGGGACTTTATATGGCTATCATGGTTAGGACAATATAGTAACAAACACAGATAGGTAAGGAGCTTGATTAAATAGGATAAAGCACCCATAAACAGACCTGTTTTTAAATGGACATTTGATATAACTTGTGTAAACGATGAAAGAAGGAGAACAATAAATACGTTGGAGTGTATGATTATTCATGCGGGATAAAAGGAAAGTGGCTCCAACCTCACAAcatgtaagggaaaaaaaattcaatcccaGATGGATCCAGGACTTAAATGTGAAccacaaaattttaaagtatttagaaaaaacataggaagatatttttataactttgggATAAGAAAGGTTTCTTGAGTATGGTACAAAAAGTACAAACCATAATACTCTGAATTAAAATACACTAAAGTTGTGGTGTATTTGTGAAAAGACtccagaatgaaaagacaaaccccAAATTCTGTGAGCACATATTTGAAAGGCACCAATGATAAAACTTGACCAGTGAGAGTGTGAGTCCTATaattcaggaaggaaaaagagaaacccGAGAAAGATGGGCCAAATCTGAACAGAAGAAGGAACGCAACATAAGTGAAAAGGTGCTCAGGACAACAAGTGGAATGCTGCAGCCACACCGCCCACACTGGCTGCTGAGGGGATGCACCAACCATGGGGGAAGGATGTACCAcctgatccctctctctctccttctgctgtaAGGGAACTCTGCACACCCTGAGCCTGTGTGCATATTGTCTGTTCTCACCGACGTCAAACCCTGCACTGGCGTCTTCCTGCACACACTTAGCTACTTTTTACCATGGGCGGCACAGCCTGGCCACCCTGTATACGGTGAAACAAAGAACTATTTCAAACTGGCAAAACTTAACAATTAAAATGTCTCATAGTCTAGGAAGtcacacagagaggcaggcaataGAAGCCCTCAGTCATAGCTGATGGGAGCTAAGTGGGGCCATGAATCTCGGGTTTGGAAAATCACTTGGCATTATCAGTTGTGGTTGAGTGTGCACAAACCCTAAACCCCAGCAATTCCATCCCTAAGTATGCACCCTAGTGAAATCATGTCACATATAGACTAGGTGACCTGTACAAGAAAGTTCATGGCAGCACTGGCTGTGGGATAGCCCCAATGGGCAGCAACCCTAAGCCACCAACAGAAAAATGGGTAAATCAGATGTGGTGAATCTTCTCTTCTCTCCGCCGAAGGGCTGTGTGTCTGGGCAGCATATCCAAAGGCACGAAGGGCTGAAGCTTCCCTTGGTCGGGGTCCCCACAAGGAGAGAGGACACACCGAGGCCATCAGTGAGCATGGTCAGGAGCAGGGACACCTTCAGGATGACCAGGAGCAGGAAGTGGACCCTGCTAAACAGGGACCTTGGAGGGACACAGGGACAGACACTGAGCTGCCACCTCAAGAGGAAGGCCCGGGTCCCtcctttctgcccccagatgtGTCTGATCCAAGACCCTGGACACCTAATAACCACATTTGGGCCAGACTTGGATATCTGGATATATACTCACCCCAACACCTCAACTCAGCAGTTGACGTTGGACATTAGATGGCCCGAtactgagaagagagagaacgTTTGCCTGGGCAGGACCTGGCTCCACAAACAGCTGCTTTATCCTAAgccctgcccctccttctgccATCCACGCTCCCAGGAACCCAGCTCAGGCTGGGACTGTTTTTGGTGATTTCTCATAGGTCAATGTCTATATAGGGCTGTCGCTACATAGGTTCTTGGTGAATATTTGGTGAgtggatgaaggaaggaaggaatgttgAGTTGGGAGGCTGCCCTGGGGGTTCTCAGGGGAGCAAGGTCATTGATAAGCAGGCCCTCACCTTGGGctcctctggccaaccaggctgAGCTTGACACTCTCTGCTGGCATTTAGGGGTCCTATGGAATGCTTTCCCCCTTCTCCCAGCCAAGCACTATGCACATCTATGTCATACACacaactatgtgtgtgtgtgtgtgtgtgacatactTTATTGCATTTTCTCAAACTTTACTTAAATTTACCAGTTTTGGGGAGCAAGGTGAGAAGAGATAGAAGGTTTGGGGCCAGAAGTTCTTCCTCTTCTAGTGTGAGTGGCAGTGTCTCTGGACAGGATGTTGACGGACAAGGAGGGCTCCAGGTTGTCTTCCTCAGGCCGACTCTGTGTCCCACAAATTGCCCACTGAGGTCTGTTGACCCAGAGCACAGCACTGAGCATCATCAGAAACAGGGGCACCTTCAGGAATATGAGAAGCAGGAAGTGGATGCTGACAACCTGGGACCTACAGGAAGACACAGTGACTGGCAGGAGTTTCCTCCTGAACAGGAGGCCCAGGCTCTGCCTTTCGCCCCTGCCTTTGAGCTCAGGTCCTGTGGCCCCAAAAGTCAATATCGGCATCAAATCTGGTTGGTACCAGCGCCAGACGGCCCCTGCTGAGGGCCCCAGACTCCTGTCCTTCAGCTCAAGACCTGACCTTGAGCATCAGGACAAAGCAGACACATGAGGATGTGGTGGTGAGGAATGGAGAGAACGGGAGAAGAGGGCACCCAGGAGGCTCTGGCTCCCAGAAACTCTCTGAGAGTTCACAAAGCAGAGAGAACTCAAGGAAGGAGCTGCACAGAGCTTCTGGGGCCATCATCTCCCGCTAGCCAGACCCAGGCCTGGCCAGAGTGTGGCATAGCCCCATTCAACACCATCCCAACCTGCTCAGCAATGGACGTATCATAAACCAGGACCAGAGAATCATCACCTTCCCCATTAAGCATTACGGCGTCCCTCATCTCACTGGAAATGAGAGTGTTTGAAAGTCGGCACGGGCGCTGGACCTCAGGTCCCACCCCCAGACAATGCCTCCCCCTGCCTTGTCCACCCTGCCAGAAGACCGCAGGGCTCAATTCAGGAAGTTTGTTAATGGGACACCCAACCCTGGAGGACAGGAGGGTATACAAGCTGCCTGGATTCTAATAGAGATGCATAGCCCAGAACTCCCCTTGTGGACACCACCCTCAGAGTCCCCAAGGCCCAAGGCTCTTGTCAGGAGACTGGGCTCATGCCAGGGACCTTGGATGTCACAGTCCCACCGTCCTTCATTCTCATGGGCTTGCACACATACTCTCTcatgcacacaagcacacacatatTCTTTCACACACGTGCACACTCCCGCCACTCACATTTCTCTCACACTCCCACCCACACAACTCACTTGGTCCCCGGTCTCTGAGGCACAAACACCAGGCCTGGCTCTGCACTCCTGAGTTTCGAGTCCCTCAGATGCTCTGCCGGGATTAGCTCAGATCCCTTCCTCTGTGGCAGCAGAGAAAAGCAGGGTCTTACCTGGAGGAAACCAACACTTGAACCTGGAAGAAGAGGTCAGGCAGGAAACCATGGAGTCCTTTGTCTTGCAGTATTGTTGCGATCCCACACCTGTATTTTCCTGCATCATCTGCAGTGAGGTTCTCCAAGGTCACTGTGAAGGTGAGGTCTTCAGCATGGTCCACGATGGACACGCGGCCACTCCTCATCTTTTCCTCAGATCTTCCGGTGGCCACAGTCTGATTCCAAGGTGGCAAGCATGGTTGTCGGCACCAGTATTTGGTAAATGTCTTGTACTTCTCCTCGTACTGGCACCGCACGTTCAGGGATCCCCCCACGGTGCCCGTCACAGTGCTGGGGCCACTCAGAGACAAAGAGCCTGAAAGACACCATCAGTATTTTCTTCACCTGAAGACCTGGGCTGGAGGAGCATTGTGGGTTTGGGTCCCCTGGAAGCCCCGACGTCACCCTGAGGTTGGAGGAGGGAAGGGTTAGGAACCAAGGAGGCATGGGCTGTTAGCCTGAGGTCCTCCAGACACAGGTTTgtggctgggggagtgggggcaTCAACACTCAACCTTCTCTGTGCAATTGCTGCCAACGGGGGCTCAggctataggggtgcctggtgggggTGAGTGGACCCTTCAGAGCAAGCTTCCCACTTTGCCTCCTCTTTCAGTTGCTTAAGTCCCAGCCTTGAAGATGTGGGGCTGCTTCCTCGGGGCTGGATGAGAAAACCTTATACACCCAGACATGACCCTGAGCCAGCACAGTGTCCCCCTCGCCCACACTCCACTCCTCTACCCCCACAGCAAGATTCCTCCCCACCAGGGCCTGGAAAAGAAACTCCTGACTCCCAAGTGCACTGTAGGACATTCGACAAAACCCTTGGCCCCTCCGCACTAAAGACCAGTAACACCCTTCCCCCAGTGGCAAGAGCCAAAATTGTCAACTGGCATTGCCTAATGTCCCCTGGGAGTGAGTCATCCCTGCTGAAAGCCACTGCTTTAGAAGAGGGTTCATCCAAGAGAACCTGGGGTAGAAATTCCCAGGGAAGGGGACGGACTGGTGGGCTCCTGTCCTTGGCATGTCCTAGTGAGCATGCTGTATTTTGCAGCTGTTCTTTCTGGCATCTCTTCCCCACCAGCCCAGTCCCAAAGGGTCATGAGTCATGGTGCTCTCTGCCCTGTGTCTCAGCTGCCTCTCAGGGGCTGTTTGCTCTTCTATTGCCCAAGGTTCTTTCTAAGATCCCAAGGGACCATGTTTTCTTTCTAACCATCAAGCCCGCAATATTTCCTACAACTTGTAAAGATGCTGCctttataatcttaaaatattattataaagttAAAGAGACCTCGGGTTCTGTGCCTGTGAATGTAAGGGCAAATAATTGGCTAGACAGAGAGGTTTATCTCCTTGAGAAGCAGGAGTCTGGCTTAGCTTGAGGTTTCTTCTGGCCCCCCTGCTGGGCTGTGGTGACTTGTCCACAGCACCTCTGTTCCTGGAAGGCCACAGTCTAGAACCCGGGCTCCTGTGTTTTCCCTTTGTCTGCCATCAGTCTTCCTACTGGGCAACCAACTCCTGTGCATTTTCAGACTCAGGCTTACAGACCAATTGAATCATAACTCTCCTTAATTACAGAAAGTCTCCTCGATATCATTGAGATAAAAAGTAGGACAAGAGAAGCTTGCGTTGCTGGAGACTACCTTCAAGAATGAGACTTCTTCCCTGAACTCTTCACAGTCCCGATGCCAGAACGATAAACCAAAAGGATCCTattcaacatggacaggactggaggagattatgctgaatgaaataagtcaagcagagagagtcaattatcacatagtttcacttacttgtggagcataaggaataacatggaggacattatgagaaggaaagggaattgggggaaattggagggggagatgaaccatgagagactgtggcctcagagaaacaaactgagggttttggaggggagggtggtggggagatgggtgggcctggtgatgggtattacggagggcacgtattgcaaggagcactgggtgtggcgcctaaacaatgaatcttggaacagtgaaagaataaaattaaaaacaaacaaacaaacaaaacagaaagaacccCAGAGGATCCTATTCCATATGACCTAGTtgagagtttaattttttttttatcttgctgATCCTATCCCTAAAGGGCAGTGGGACTGTGTCTTTTCATGCCCAAGAAGCCCAGTGTCACTCCCCAGGACACACCTGTTGGCTGTAGGCCAACTCAGATTTATCTTTGTAAATGTAACAGATTCCTTCTTAGATActcaaatttataataaatttatatcgCCTATCCCAATCACCAAAACGTGgtggtttaaatttatttttaatttaatcacctccctaaagtattattattattgttgttgttgttgttattattattaatttgagagacagagaagagagcatgagcagagagaggggcagagggagaatgagagggagaagcagaatccccactgagcagggagcctgatgtggggctctatgccaggaccccaggatcctcacctgagctgaaggcagacattcaactgactgagccacccaggggaccccctagagcattattatttaaaagtcagtcaaggggcacctgggtggctcagtggtttaagccgctgccttcggctcaggtcatgatctcagggtcctgggattgagtcccgcatcggactctctgctcggcagggagcctgcttccctctcactctctctgcctgcctctctgcctacttgtgatctctctctgtcaaataaataaataaaatctttaaaaaaataaaaataaaaaaaataaaagtcagtcaAAGTTCAAAATTCTATGATGTGTTTGTCTGTCCAGTCAGCTTTATTATGCCGAGTTTCTTTACGTTCTGAGTTTTAGCATCCTGTTTTTGGAGTGATATTTTTAAGGGTTTTGGTGCACCTTGATTAATACAGCTAGAGGTAGAGAAAATCGGATTAAGGTAATAaagattctttcctgcttgggTTCTGAAGGTGGGCTCTGACGTCAGATTACTTTGTATTCTAATTCCTACATGTGTTTGCATAGGGTCAGAGCAAACTGGTGGgttgtcttccttttttctcccatttatgataaaatattttccttccagTGTTTAAacacaagaaagagagaaactatGCTTATGGGAACCCTCAGAACCCACCACTGTTGATGGGAACTCTCAGAGTAGGACTGCCCACAAGTGCCCAACATTTTCACCTTCCAACAACTCCTAGTGCAGGGCCCCGAGCCGTTCACAAGGAGGCTTACGCATTAAGTGACCATtgtattactaaaaaaaaaaaaaaaaggtgataacTTGGGAAAGAAGTATTATAAGAAGAGGGAGGACCTGGgaaatgaaagcattttttttttaaccttggtgCCTTTTATGAACCGATCTAGAgtaaataatttgcaaatatatggCAAACCCATGAAGAAAACAAGGAGAACATGAATGTAAGATTCATAGTTGGTTTCCTCAGAGGGcaacttgaaaaaatattaatgatgtTTATTACTTAAGCTGTGAGGTGGGCACCCAAGGGTTGAAGAGTATTTGGGCTGTAAGGAGTGTGCATTTATTGGGAACATTCTTTGTGTCTATGATACTTTGCAGGAAATTTTTACAGAGTATTACAGAGTTTACAGAGTATTC
Encoded here:
- the LOC123930073 gene encoding protein CD300H-like; amino-acid sequence: MTPGDGRPWLPAVLLLLQVPGCWSLRGPTSVTGPVGGSLSVQCQYEEKFKENVKYWCKTPCLGDIVKTQEADKEVRSGRVSIRDRPANLTFTVTLENLTEGDAGTYRCGIDTSWLPEYLLDLTFRVVVSVIPGSLSLSGPSTVTGTVGGSLNVRCQYEEKYKTFTKYWCRQPCLPPWNQTVATGRSEEKMRSGRVSIVDHAEDLTFTVTLENLTADDAGKYRCGIATILQDKGLHGFLPDLFFQVQVLVSSRSQVVSIHFLLLIFLKVPLFLMMLSAVLWVNRPQWAICGTQSRPEEDNLEPSLSVNILSLFSRVHFLLLVILKVSLLLTMLTDGLGLLPIGAIPQPVLP